The following proteins are co-located in the Besnoitia besnoiti strain Bb-Ger1 chromosome Unknown contig00007, whole genome shotgun sequence genome:
- a CDS encoding melibiase subfamily protein (encoded by transcript BESB_071320), with amino-acid sequence MDVDIDLDRRRATIFFSVARRQWQQGRMPSFAFLFPLVLAVLLLLIHWRLCPSVAENASGSGRDTALGRWTSVGAPGGRESSSLGPTSEEQERQIPHHDRSPNVELEGSFEKAENKGDEPIGQRKDIATPMLRRGGEHGPRLTPAALPEQDESELGVGAADLWREKNYEMKGLTDYVTRSIEASHWNEFDEDAFSEFSLPQLYHDKTPMSLEAVDGLPWNDSQEEMETLSLQEEVDGDGRENSSEDTGTDTPRLVYQREGTGKVDVRRNAGVADRGGNGRRWEVNGRAASLAGRESRAGSNKEGTRRTTTTRLLENAERLSTYTFIDQAEAVSEDASNADEGQQAFFSSLPQVLQEAGLQLEGLINAVREANISHSRRPNGKANIAKPLMGWNSWNTFGCDTSQLNERLIMDTALALKASGLQAAGYEYVMLDDCWSVKKAQGRGPTEPLQWDAERFPSGMPALASFLHNRGFKFGMYTDSGSRTCMGYIGSGGHEDEDALAFQSWGVDFLKIDGCYADPSDMKALYSRWSPAFAKAAAASPDNQQKVVLNCSWPAYVHDITEFDFSAIQGMCDMWRVFDDIEPTWESLSRILTFWGDNQEIFSSIVAPGSFNDPDMLEVGNRSFSAAEGRTQISVWSILAAPLILGNDVRTMTSETLQILTHPEILAVNQDDMVFGGLRVLEAPGALSIWMRPLSGGSTAVALVNLSSQPLRIVIELPELQRAYWESWLPWTHPKLLRILNRLPVEKQYRLTQTHFPPLKKDKTKESIGCHVRDLWLRIDLGFMEHAIVSPYILDPHDTFMVSINGCKPAGTPYLFSPSGEEKEDHVFKGVQEAGGEHRLQTDDNVQEMRTEVPNSKRLAGKADLEKYSEPSAPSSISWTVSASTREEISLPEAGIGVDEMERSARSAESSAQLAGRPAAGSEM; translated from the exons ATGGATGTAGACATCGATCTTGATCGAAGGCGGGCGACAATATTCTTCTCGGTCGCTCGCAGACAGTGGCAACAGGGGAGAATGCCAAGCTTTGCATTTCTTTTCCCTTTGGTTCTAGCAGTGCTGCTTTTGCTTATTCACTGGCGGCTTTGCCCCTCTGTCGCAGAGAATGCATCTGGTTCAGGACGCGATACCGCTCTGGGGCGGTGGACAAGTGTTGGCGCCCCAGGTGGACGAGAGAGTTCCAGCTTGGGGCCGACGAGTGAAGAACAAGAGAGGCAGATCCCGCACCACGACCGCAGCCCGAACGTAGAATTGGAGGGGTCTTTTGAAAAGGCAGAGAATAAGGGCGACGAGCCTATTGGACAGCGGAAGGACATAGCCACGCCGATGTTAAGAAGAGGCGGGGAGCACGGGCCAAGACTTACCCCTGCAGCATTGCCTGAGCAGGACGAATCAGAATTGGGTGTAGGTGCAGCCGATTtgtggagagagaaaaatTATGAAATGAAAGGACTCACAGATTATGTGACCAGATCTATAGAAGCCTCACACTGGAACGAGTTCGACGAAGACGCCTTTTCAGAGTTTTCCTTGCCGCAGTTGTACCACGATAAAACCCCAATGAGCTTAGAAGCCGTAGACGGCCTCCCATGGAACGACAGCCAGGAGGAGATGGAAACACTGTCGTTGCAAGAGGAGGTAGATGGGGATGGCCGGGAGAACTCAAGTGAGGATACAGGAACGGATACACCACGGTTGGTGTACCAGCGAGAGGGCACAGGGAAGGTCGACGTTCGAAGGAATGCTGGCGTTGCGGACCGAGGGGGTAACGGCCGCAGGTGGGAAGTAAACGGGAGGGCTGCCTCTCTGGCAGGAAGGGAGAGCAGGGCTGGTAGCAATAAGGAGGGGACTCGGAGGACGACAACGACACGGTTATTGGAGAACGCGGAGCGGCTTTCCACCTACACGTTCATAGACCAAGCGGAGGCTGTCTCCGAGGACGCAAGCAATGCGGACGAGGGCCAGCAGGcattcttctcttctttgccACAGGTTTTGCAAGAGGCAGGTTTACAGCTGGAGGGCTTGATCAATGCAGTGAGGGAGGCGAACATCTCCCACTCCCGTCGGCCTAACGGAAAGGCAAATATCGCGAAACCACTTATGGGTTGGAATTCCTG GAACACATTCGGGTGTGATACGTCACAGCTGAATGAGCGCCTCATCATGGATACAGCGCTCGCACTCAAAGCCTCGGGATTACAGGCTGCGGGCTATGAGTATGTCATGCTCGACGACTGCTGGAGCGTCAAGAAGGCTCAG GGACGGGGACCCACGGAGCCCCTTCAGTGGGATGCTGAGCGCTTCCCTAGCGGCATGCCAGCTCTCGCGTCTTTCCTGCATAACCGCGGGTTCAAATTTGGCATGTACACAGACAGTGGGTCGCGGACCTGCATGGG GTATATAGGTTCGGGTGGCcatgaggacgaagacgcgctgGCATTCCAATCCTGGGGGGTCGACTTCCTGAAAATCGACGGCTGCTATGCAGATCCGTCAGATATGAAAGCGCTCTACAGTAGATGGTCCCCCGCCTTTGCgaaagctgctgcggccAGCCCTGATAACCAACAGAAAGTTGTGCTTAACTGTAGCTGGCCTGCGTATGTACACGACATTACTGAATTTGATTTCAGTGCGATCCAG GGGATGTGTGACATGTGGAGAGTATTCGATGACATCGAGCCAACGTGGGAGAGCCTTTCTCGGATCCTCACTTTTTGGGGAGACAACCAAGAAATTTTCTCTAGTATTGTCGCCCCAGGGAGCTTTAACGACCCAGATATGTTGGAAGTCGGGAACCGCAGCttctcggcggcggaaggcaggACGCAAATAAGTGTGTGGAGCATCTTGGCTGCTCCTCTGATTCTGGGCAACGACGTGCGCACGATGACTTCAGAGACACTCCAG ATCCTGACACATCCCGAGATTCTCGCAGTTAATCAGGATGATATGGTCTTCGGAGGTCTTCGAGTTTTGGAAGCGCCTGGCGCATTGTCGATCTGGATGCGGCCGCTGTCGGGCGGCTCAACTGCAGTCGCGTTAGTGAATCTGTCTTCACAGCCACTACGTATTGTAATCGAGTTGCCTGAGCTACAGCGAGCGTACTGGGAATCTTGGCTGCCGTGGACCCATCCGAAGCTCCTACGAATATTAAACAGGCTACCTGTAGAAAAGCAATACAG ACTTACGCAGACGCATTTTCCTCCATTGAAAAAGGATAAGACAAAAGAATCCATTGGATGCCACGTTAGAGATCTCTGGCTTCGCATAGATTTAGGTTTCATGGAGCACGCCATTGTATCCCCGTATATCTTGGATCCCCATGACACCTTCATGGTGTCAATCAATGGATGCAAACCAGCGGGGACGCCCTATTTGTTTTCTCCATCGGgtgaagagaaagaggatcACGTGTTCAAGGGTGTCCAGGAAGCAGGAGGAGAGCATAGACTTCAAACGGACGACAATGTACAAGAAATGCGCACGGAGGTCCCTAACAGTAAACGGCTCGCTGGAAAAGCTGATCTGGAGAAGTATTCCGAGCCGTCAGCGCCCAGCAGCATCTCGTGGACAGTTTCCGCCTCCACACGCGAGGAGATAAGTCTGCCGGAGGCGGGAATTGGAGTGGATGAGATGGAGCGTAGTGCCAGGTCCGCAGAGAGCAGTGCACAATTAGCTGGTCGACCTGCGGCTGGTAGCGAAATGTAG
- a CDS encoding uncharacterized protein (encoded by transcript BESB_071330) has product MHLEKQRWFFRVPRNGDPSSRVCTSQGDKIRTRYADAATREKPRTRLEDSYSPSAARPQTFLGTVCCGRNPRDAVCFCASPLSPSSASATSGSRAASRAPEAELYVPPENWPVDLAAEVRRAVAALRALERRQSAEAPGEFGGGEKEQEPGTPIVHARRNRGFKDEDYARLETQWLWLMQRVKHLGPISRGNCVKIYHEGDKAFASMLGAIKGAKKTVLMESYIFDNSHIGRAIKDALCDAARRGCFVLLVIDWVGSFNMPVAWQDELVEAGVNVVVFNPPLSLLLSGETSPSSSLAYLAGTAERILQCVKGLCGAASPASLAPATAPACGTNSLSPSCARPEESPAEEAAKETDGRPGGARDSGGSKRERGILWSERVGPIPFRDHRKNLIVDGQLAFVGSLNVSQDAVGEQFGGCNHFYDLHVRLRGPAVKALEALMLETVDTANARPVRDRLRAHLARLQRESAARHEAAAEEGLASACRVQGSESDAARCQERRCEAREQKRARGRGWGGGLSQASQGATGASEPVADETTRRVVPSPPSPAGRCPSALSSEASSSSLPPQASAGRAPSCGLSASSSSPDSSSSSALCPAASPSAPRGSSWTGGVGSLLLSPARVLSFFWASSRPAEDAEPASSSGRDAEGGTERRRQRCHAPSLLLGGRCLGQASEAQLAEFGDDYEDDEDDATDVLVQVLESNVLRNERSIQAALKSAIYNASVSLYVTAAYFVPPGFLRRALQSALSRDGVDVNILVSGESDVWGDVYATTYVVRKFLTKKRRHAFLSADWEMDPSFARRVTEFFSALLPSQRWLTPDAYPSTCPEDYEGQPTNARASGGLLPVAFSRTLPGNLPAAPRSAGERTEALRGDNGEGDDAAAVEVPRAAMQEREESWRRQQFWRAIREREGPKGKASVYFLTARHCHAKNIVVDHLWSTIGSFNFDRFSSRRNMEVLLAFLDPTIAAKFEGLYWRQMQDGAAEQMTVEKWNSQTLVKKILCFFCYYITRFAGKNFFDGLSDQRNRAVLNRLLIASYLEDMPSSDLSTAMLWGFQ; this is encoded by the exons ATGCACTTGGAGAAACAAAGATGGTTTTTTCGCGTCCCCAGGAATGGGGACCCCTCTTCTCGCGTGTGCACGAGCCAAGGGGATAAGATCCGAACAAGATATGCAGATGCCGCAACGCGTGAGAAGCCGCGGACACGCCTGGAAGACTCTTATTCTCCTTCGGCTGCTCGACCCCAAACATTTCTGGGGACTGTCTGCTGTGGGCGCAACCCGAGGGACGCagtctgcttctgcgcatcgcctctgtctccatcctccgcctccgccacgtcgggttcgcgcgccgcttcgcgggcCCCTGAGGCTGAATTGTACGTTCCGCCAGAGAACTGGCCCGTCGACCTTGCTGCCGAAGTCCGGCGCGCAGTGgcggctctgcgggcgctggagCGTAGACAGTCCGCTGAAGCGCCAGGAGagttcggcggcggcgagaaagAGCAGGAGCCAGGAACGCCTATCGTGCATGCCAGGAGAAATCGCGGCTTCAAGGACGAAGACTATGCCCGATTA GAGACGCAGTGGCTCTGGCTCATGCAAAGGGTGAAGCACCTCGGGCCTATCTCCAGAGGAAACTGCGTGAAGATCTACCACGAAG GCGACAAAGCATTCGCGTCCATGCTGGGGGCCATCAAGGGCGCCAAGAAGACCGTCCTCATGGAGTCCTACATTTTTGACAACTCACACATTGGGCGCGCTATCAAAGATGCATtgtgcgacgccgcgcgaagaggctgcTTCGTGCTGCTGGTGATTGACTGG GTCGGCAGCTTCAACATGCCTGTAGCGTGGCAAGACGAGTTGGTGGAGGCCGGAGTCAACGTGGTGGTCTTTAAcccgccgctctcgcttcTCCTGAGCGGCGAGACTTCGCCGTCCTCATCCCTCGCCTACCTCGCAGGAACGGCGGAGCGGATTCTGCAGTGCGTCAAGGGCCTCTGCGgggctgcctcgcctgcgtcactGGCGCCAGCCacggcgcctgcctgcggcaCCAAcagcctctcgccgtcctgcgcCCGGCCCGAAGAAAGCCccgccgaagaggcagcgaaggagacagacgggcgaccaggaggcgcacgcgacagcggcggaagCAAGCGAGAGAGGGGGATTCTCTGGTCCGAGCGCGTGGGCCCCATCCCCTTCAGAGACCACAGGAAAAACCTCATCGTCGATGGCCAGCTGGCTTTCGTTGGCTCGCTCAACGTCTCGCAGGACGCTGTCG GCGAGCAGTTCGGAGGCTGCAATCACTTTTACGATCTTCACGTGCGCCTTCGGGGCCCCGCAGtgaaggcgctggaggcgctcaTGCTCGAGACGGTGGACacggcgaacgcgcgacCCGTGAGAGACCGGCTGCGCGCCCACTTGGCtcggctgcagcgagagagcgctGCCCGCCACGAGGCGGCCGCTGAGGAAGGCCTTGCGAGTGCATGTCGAGTGCAGGGAAGCGAAAGCGACGCAGCTCGCTGCCAAGAGCGACGCTGCGAAGCTCGAGAGcagaagcgagcgagagggcgaggctggGGGGGCGGACTGAGCCAAGCTTCACAGGGTGCCACAGGCGCATCGGAGCCGGTAGCCGACGAGACCACAAGAAGAGTGGTGCCGTCCCCTCCGTCTCCCGCCGGCCGGTGCCCTTCCGCCTTGTCGTCGGAGGCTTCTAGTTCCTCGTTGCCTCCTCAGGCCTCGGCTGGTCGCGCACCTTCTTGTGgactctctgcgtcttcctcgagcccggattcgtcgtcttcttctgcatTGTGtcccgcggcttcgccctccgccccgcgcggctcttcctGGACGGGCGGTGTTGGTTCGTTGCTCTTATCTCCAGCTCGCgttctgtctttcttctgggcgtcgtcgcggcctgccgaggacgcggagccAGCCTCGAGTTCTggacgcgacgcggaggggggaacagagcgacgcaggcagcgctgCCACGCTCCCTCCCTTCTCCTCGGGGGAAGGTGCCTCGGTCAGGCTTctgaggcgcagctcgccgagTTCGGAGATGACtacgaggacgacgaggacgacgccacAGACGTGCTTGTCCAG GTTCTCGAGAGCAACGTGCTGCGGAACGAGCGATCCATCCAGGCGGCATTGAAATCCGCGATTTACAAT gcctctgtctccctgtATGTGACAGCCGCCTACTTCGTCCCTCCAGggtttctgcggcgcgccctccagagcgcgctctcccgcgacggcgtcgacgTGAATATTTTGGTCTCGGGAGAAAGCGACGTGTGGGGCGACGTGTATGCAACAACTTACGTGGTTCGGAAATTTCTG acgaagaagcggcggcacGCGTTCCTCTCCGCAGACTGGGAAATGGACCCCTCGTTCGCTCGCCGAGTGACGGagttcttctctgcgctcctCCCCTCTCAGCGTTGGCTGACGCCAGATGCATACCCGTCTACGTGTCCTGAAGACTACGAAGGGCAGCCGACAAACGCGAGGGCGTCGGGGGGGCTGCTTCCCGTGGCCTTCTCTCGCACGCTCCCAGGTAATCTGCCAGCGGCTCCGCgttccgccggcgagaggaCCGAGGCACTCCGCGGCGACAACGGtgaaggagacgacgcggcagcgGTCGAGGTcccgcgggcggcgatgcaggagcgcgaggagtcGTGGCGTAGACAGCAGTTTTGGAGAGCCATACGCGAACGCGAAGGGCCGAAGGGAAAGGCATCTGTCTACTTTCTGACGGCGCGTCACTGCCACGCCAAAAACATCGTCGTCGACCATCTGTGGAGTACGATCGGTTCCTTCAATTTCGACAG GTTTTCTTCGCGACGCAACATGGAGGTGCTCCTTGCGTTTTTGGACCCGACGATAGCCGCAAAGTTCGAGGGCCTCTATTGGCGGCAGATGCAGGACGGAGCTGCTGAGCAAATGACGGTGGAAAAGTGGAACAGCCAAACTCTTGTCAAAAAgattctctgcttcttctgctaCTACATCACGCGATTTGCAG GGAAAAATTTCTTCGACGGCCTGTCTGACCAGCGAAATCGCGCTGTGCTAAATCGTCTCCTTATTGCGTCTTATCTCGAGGACATGCCGTCCTCAGATCTCTCCACGGCTATGCTCTGGGGTTTCCAGTAA
- a CDS encoding uncharacterized protein (encoded by transcript BESB_071310), translating into MAPADAGRGGALSPLPHNSLSLHRDDTLGVSPRAQAAHPVLLSSLHYAANPSSSSPSPEPFPSPVPPRPSVGAGRASVSGPSSGALCSSTLSPVPSFVLAGSATSSPAIPPVSCAPSCLPPAYGFAVPPVSLSLSQLRSLFLPLASPMSRVFPRSQASGDVSPAPPAPVPFVSSSAPFSAPSSSPSPPSAPQSASAPSPSPPAAPRPKSNSGSLRYFPAFPVHRCRGVSLTSPTTGDKVCFGHFEEGAGILLVAPEVLDTLALSSRSPFFDGFILRQLSPKVFYDEVKRELSAYLAAAAKLGQQPAGLEGQHSQDKKAREKARWERAAGGDGEAERGGEPPRGRDPESEQDEQAEGLLGKELGRTPPREAAGGEDRRKSLGTSVPLQGKLRGAAASASPSVVVESLSGCLTSADEATPLLTELERTGKCSVPIQFLEFTRGKETDLNLCIGDCYWLGMKIPLQACNPFLVSRNEGILEYFTAPPSSQAPHPSTSWSQEAEDERRQRARGGRGEHAGRAPGRQPGAGRPMEEEDGQDDDELWDYRAALEEVSKHMLEKCKRAAEVLPETVSSVANKVQGSLPRSTDAALEKAKQCADSAQRSLGRLAEHARQVGGSLRTTIREIWNSWKGSSDGGGAAGGAPTQGPS; encoded by the exons ATGGCGCCGGCGGAtgcggggcgcggcggagcgttGTCGCCGTTGCCTCACAATTCACTTTCTCTTCATCGCGACGATACTCTGGGCGTTTCGCCGCGAGCACAGGCTGCCCACCCCGTTCTGCTGTCGTCTCTTCACTATGCTGCGAatccctcgtcttcgtctccatCCCCGGAACCGTTCCCGTCTCCCGTGCCCCCGCGGCCTTCTGTAGGTGCAGGGCGTGCATCTGTCTCCGGTCCGTCGTCCGGAGCTCTCTGTTCATCTACGTTGTCTCCTGTTCCCTCTTTTGTCCTCGCTGGGTCTGCAACCTCGTCCCCAGCTATCCCTCCTGTCTCCTGCGCCCCTTCCTGCTTGCCTCCTGCTTACGGCTTCGCTGTTCCTCCAGTCTCGTTGTCTCTGTCGCAGTTGCGGTcgctttttcttccgctGGCTTCCCCGATGTCTCGGGTTTTTCCGCGCTCACAGGCGTCAGGCGACGTGTCTCCGGCCCCCCCTGCGCCAGTGCCCTTTGTGTCGTCCTCTGCTCCCTTTTCTgctccttcgtcctcgccctctcctccctcagCGCCCCAgtctgcatctgcgccgtctccgtctccgcctgcggctcccCGGCCGAAGAGCAACTCGGGCTCTTTGCGGTACTTCCCTGCGTTTCCGGTCCACCGCTGTCGGGGCGTCTCGCTCACGTCGCCGACGACGGGCGACAAAGTCTGTTTCGGGCACTTTGAGGAGGGCGCAGGAATCCTGTTGGTCGCGCCGGAGGTGCTGGACACACTCGCCttgtcttcgcgctcgcccttcttcgaTGGTTTCATTCTGCGGCAGCTCTCGCCAAAGGTCTTCTACGACGAGGTGAAGCGCGAGCTCTCCGCCTacctcgccgctgcggcgaagctAGGCCAGCAGCCCGCAGGCCTCGAGGGCCAACACTCCCAGGACAAGAAGgcccgcgagaaggcgcggtgggagcgcgccgccgggggagatggcgaggccgagcgagGGGGGGAACCGCCCCGGGGGCGCGACCCCGAGTCGGAGCAAGACGAGCAGGCTGAGGGCCTCCTCGGAAAGGAGTTGGGCAGAACTCCGccgagagaggccgcgggcggcgaggatAGACGCAAGAGTCTGGGCACCTCTGTGCCGCTCCAAGGCAAGCTcagaggagctgctgcgagCGCCAGCCCCTCTGTCGTCGTCGAGTCGCTCTCTGGCTGTCTAACCAGCGCCGACGAAGCAACGCCGCTGCTCACTGAGTTGGAACGAACCGGAAAGTGTTCCGTGCCCATCCAGTTTCTCGAGTTCACCCGCGGAAAAGAAACCGACTTGAATCTATGCATAG GCGACTGCTACTGGCTCGGTATGAAGATTCCGCTGCAAGCCTGCAACCCGTTTCTTGTGTCGCGTAACGAAGGCATTCTCGAGTACTTcacggcgccgcccagcTCTCAGGCGCCTCATCCTTCGACCTCGTGGTCGCAGGAGGCTGAggacgagaggagacagagggcgaggggcggccgaggcgaACACGCAGGACGGGCGCCAGGGCGACAACCTGGAGCGGGGAGACCCATGGAGGAGGAAGATGGgcaggacgacgacgagctgTGGGACTACCGCGCAGCGCTCGAGGAAGTCAGCAAGCACAT GCTGGAGAAGTGCAaacgcgctgcagaagtACTGCCGGAAACGGTTTCTTCGGTGGCGAACAAGGTTCAGGGAAGTCTTCCACG TTCAACAGATGCGGCGCTCGAGAAGGCTAAACAGTGCGCAGATTCCGCGCAAAGAAGTTTGGGCCGCCTGGCGGAGCACGCCAGACAAGTTGGAGGAAGCTTGCGGACGACGATTAGGGAGATATGGAATAGTTGGAAAGGCTCGTCGGATGGAGGGGGAGCCGCTGGCGGGGCTCCGACCCAAGGCCCGTCTTGA